A genomic window from Pseudomonadales bacterium includes:
- a CDS encoding aminotransferase class I/II-fold pyridoxal phosphate-dependent enzyme — translation MYADRLNRIAPFRVMELMERAKALEADGHTLVHFEVGEPDFPTAPSILAAGHRALDEGHTKYTQALGIPALRRRIAAYYEAEIGVEVDPQRVIVTSGASGGLLLLSALLLNPGDELLMADPGYPCNEVFVGLVNGVPVRLPVTAARGFQLQPEQIAARWSAVSKGVLLASPANPTGVVMKAAVLDGLIDITHRLGGVVVLDEIYQGLTYGATAEYRSGLALNDDLFVLNSFSKYFGMTGWRLGWMVVPEHAREGIARLAQNLFISPSSIAQHAALAAFEPEAMADHEARRMRFASRRDRLLAGLRQLGFAIPVVPAGAFYLYVDIGHTGMDANTFCWRLINEFQVAVTPGVDFGSHEAERYVRFAYTTSEASIELGLERISLALQTWGVA, via the coding sequence ATGTATGCCGACCGACTGAATCGAATCGCGCCTTTCCGGGTGATGGAGCTGATGGAGCGCGCGAAAGCACTCGAGGCGGACGGACACACACTGGTGCATTTCGAAGTCGGAGAACCGGACTTTCCCACCGCACCGTCGATCCTGGCGGCGGGCCATCGGGCCCTCGATGAAGGGCATACCAAGTACACACAGGCACTTGGAATTCCGGCGCTGCGACGACGGATCGCCGCCTATTACGAAGCAGAAATCGGTGTCGAGGTGGACCCCCAGCGGGTAATTGTCACCAGTGGTGCCAGCGGAGGCCTGCTGCTGCTGTCAGCCTTGCTGCTGAATCCGGGCGACGAACTGCTCATGGCGGACCCGGGATATCCCTGTAATGAAGTGTTTGTGGGTCTGGTTAACGGAGTGCCCGTAAGACTGCCGGTTACCGCCGCCCGGGGCTTTCAGCTCCAGCCAGAACAGATTGCGGCGCGCTGGTCTGCAGTGTCGAAGGGGGTATTGCTGGCTTCTCCCGCCAATCCAACCGGTGTCGTGATGAAAGCTGCCGTACTGGACGGCCTCATCGATATCACACACCGGCTCGGCGGTGTAGTGGTGCTCGATGAGATCTACCAGGGACTGACGTATGGCGCGACGGCCGAGTACCGCAGCGGCCTGGCATTGAACGATGATCTGTTTGTCCTCAACAGTTTCTCGAAGTACTTCGGGATGACGGGTTGGCGGCTGGGCTGGATGGTGGTACCGGAGCATGCCCGCGAAGGAATTGCCCGACTTGCCCAGAATCTTTTCATCTCACCGTCGAGTATCGCGCAGCACGCTGCCCTGGCGGCCTTCGAGCCGGAGGCGATGGCGGACCATGAGGCCCGGCGGATGCGCTTCGCGAGTCGTCGGGATCGACTGCTGGCGGGACTGCGTCAGCTGGGATTCGCGATACCGGTAGTGCCCGCAGGCGCTTTTTACCTCTATGTGGATATCGGCCACACGGGAATGGATGCCAACACATTCTGCTGGCGCCTGATCAATGAATTCCAGGTGGCGGTAACTCCCGGAGTCGACTTCGGCAGCCACGAGGCAGAGCGTTACGTGAGGTTCGCGTACACCACATCCGAAGCGTCCATCGAACTGGGTCTGGAGAGAATTTCACTGGCGCTGCAGACCTGGGGAGTTGCGTGA
- the dksA gene encoding RNA polymerase-binding protein DksA yields MARTARKKPASKSADSPFKNFTPYKPKKSEPYMSEAQVEHFRSILNKWRLELMEEVDRTVHHMRDEAANFPDPADRATQEEEFSIELRTRDRERKLIKKIDKTIDNLDQGDFGYCETCGVEIGLRRLEARPTATQCIDCKALDEIKEKQLHG; encoded by the coding sequence ATGGCGCGTACAGCACGAAAGAAACCAGCCTCCAAGTCCGCAGACTCACCGTTCAAGAACTTCACTCCATATAAACCCAAGAAATCAGAGCCCTACATGAGCGAGGCCCAGGTCGAGCATTTCCGCTCGATCCTGAACAAATGGCGCCTCGAACTCATGGAGGAAGTGGATCGCACCGTGCATCACATGCGCGACGAGGCCGCAAACTTCCCGGACCCCGCGGATCGGGCCACCCAGGAAGAAGAGTTCAGCATCGAACTCCGCACCCGGGATCGGGAGCGTAAACTGATCAAGAAAATTGATAAGACCATCGATAACCTCGACCAGGGTGACTTCGGCTACTGCGAAACCTGTGGTGTCGAAATCGGGTTACGCAGACTCGAAGCCCGGCCCACCGCGACTCAGTGCATCGACTGCAAAGCCCTCGACGAAATCAAAGAGAAACAGCTCCACGGCTGA
- the gluQRS gene encoding tRNA glutamyl-Q(34) synthetase GluQRS, with amino-acid sequence MGTAAGRFAPSPTGPLHMGSLLAATASFLDARSQADRWLLRIDDLDTPRVVPGAEEQILRDLRAHGLLWDGPVDHQSAHLDAYEEALASLARQGLLFHCDCSRSQLAEAGRYPGTCRQRILSPSGSGNTADSTALKTADLAIRVRTSGVPVTFNDLIAGPCSVNLEETCGDFVVRRRDGQIAYQLATAVDDGAVTIRRVVRGRDLLDNTPRQIFLMSCLGLWVPEYAHVPTLLNAAGHKLSKQNLSPALAADQAGANLIRTLGYLGMEPPPEGARWPVAEILDWAVANWSLASVPRTDVHER; translated from the coding sequence GTGGGCACGGCAGCTGGCCGGTTCGCCCCGTCCCCGACAGGGCCCCTGCACATGGGGTCCCTGCTGGCTGCCACAGCCAGCTTCCTCGATGCCCGTTCCCAGGCCGACCGATGGCTCCTGCGTATCGATGACCTGGATACACCACGCGTGGTACCGGGTGCCGAGGAACAGATTCTCAGAGATCTGCGGGCACACGGCCTGCTGTGGGACGGACCAGTCGATCACCAGAGTGCCCACCTCGATGCCTACGAAGAAGCGCTCGCCAGCCTTGCCCGACAGGGCCTGCTGTTCCATTGCGACTGCTCCCGCAGTCAGCTGGCCGAGGCGGGCCGCTATCCCGGTACCTGCCGCCAGCGCATCCTCTCTCCCTCGGGCTCCGGGAATACCGCCGATTCGACCGCATTGAAGACTGCCGATCTGGCGATCCGAGTCCGCACCAGCGGGGTGCCGGTGACTTTTAACGACCTGATCGCCGGGCCCTGCTCGGTAAACCTGGAGGAGACCTGCGGCGATTTCGTGGTCAGACGACGGGACGGGCAGATCGCCTACCAGCTGGCGACGGCCGTCGATGATGGCGCGGTCACTATCCGCCGCGTCGTGCGCGGTCGAGACCTCCTCGACAACACCCCACGGCAGATCTTCCTGATGTCCTGTCTCGGCCTCTGGGTACCCGAGTACGCCCACGTACCCACACTGCTCAACGCTGCCGGCCACAAGCTCTCCAAACAGAACCTGTCGCCGGCCCTGGCCGCGGACCAGGCGGGGGCGAACCTGATCCGCACGCTCGGCTACCTGGGCATGGAACCGCCCCCGGAAGGTGCCCGCTGGCCGGTCGCCGAGATACTCGACTGGGCAGTTGCCAACTGGTCTCTGGCCAGTGTCCCCCGCACCGACGTACACGAGCGTTGA
- a CDS encoding sigma-54 dependent transcriptional regulator, which yields MNRILILGPDPASNQRISQLTSTGGYSATVLGERQAVTSEALQQRDLAAILCERSWAAELLEQPRHCPFIVIDRKPDVTIAVSLMKAGAADYLADDEQVQTTLPRALTEHVAQEPGSRILIIGDSPPMRKLISHIAKVAPTDSPVMICGESGTGKELVAHALHAASTRRLAPLISVNCATIPSGYIEAELFGHEVNGKTGQRGLLETAAGGTLFLDEIGELPKAAQARLLRRLEAGLDVRLITASHRDLAELVRSEQFRGDLYYRLNVVVLKIPPLRSRGGDIQLLAEAALRRTAARLSKPLLSFSAEACRTLGAYQWPGNVRELENAVERAVILSDSDLIQADLLAIEPAQASIPEPAAPPDQTIEDYFVNFVTSHQDQMTETELAEKLGISRKSLWERRQRLNIPRKKTPKRGRRRDIS from the coding sequence ATGAATCGGATACTCATCCTCGGCCCGGATCCCGCCTCCAATCAGCGGATTTCCCAGCTCACCTCCACCGGCGGCTATTCGGCCACCGTGCTCGGTGAACGGCAGGCCGTGACCTCAGAGGCGCTGCAACAGCGGGATCTCGCAGCCATCCTCTGCGAGCGCAGCTGGGCAGCCGAACTCCTTGAACAGCCCAGACACTGTCCATTCATCGTGATCGATCGAAAACCGGATGTCACTATCGCGGTCAGTCTGATGAAGGCCGGCGCGGCAGACTACCTTGCCGATGACGAACAGGTGCAGACGACCCTTCCCCGCGCGCTCACCGAGCACGTAGCCCAGGAGCCGGGCAGTCGCATTCTCATCATCGGCGACAGCCCGCCGATGCGGAAGCTGATCAGCCACATCGCCAAAGTGGCACCTACCGATTCACCCGTGATGATCTGCGGTGAATCCGGCACCGGCAAGGAACTGGTTGCCCACGCACTGCATGCAGCCAGCACCCGCCGTCTGGCGCCACTCATCTCAGTAAACTGCGCAACCATTCCGTCGGGTTACATTGAAGCGGAACTTTTCGGTCACGAAGTCAATGGCAAGACGGGCCAGCGCGGTCTCCTCGAGACGGCCGCAGGTGGCACCCTGTTTCTCGATGAAATCGGCGAGCTGCCGAAGGCGGCACAGGCCAGGCTGCTGCGCAGGCTCGAAGCAGGTCTGGATGTGCGTCTGATCACCGCAAGTCATCGGGATCTCGCGGAGCTTGTGCGTAGTGAGCAGTTCCGAGGCGATCTCTACTATCGCCTCAACGTGGTCGTGCTCAAGATTCCACCCCTGCGCAGCCGGGGAGGCGATATTCAGCTGCTGGCGGAAGCCGCCCTGCGACGCACCGCGGCAAGACTGAGCAAACCCCTGTTGTCATTCTCAGCGGAAGCGTGCCGCACCCTGGGGGCCTATCAGTGGCCGGGCAACGTGCGGGAACTGGAGAATGCTGTCGAGCGGGCGGTGATTCTCAGCGACAGTGACCTCATTCAGGCCGACCTGCTGGCAATCGAACCCGCGCAGGCCAGTATTCCGGAACCGGCGGCACCGCCCGATCAGACCATAGAGGACTACTTCGTCAATTTTGTCACCAGCCACCAGGACCAGATGACCGAAACCGAGCTGGCAGAGAAACTCGGCATCAGTCGCAAGAGCCTGTGGGAACGACGGCAGCGGCTCAACATTCCGAGGAAGAAAACTCCCAAGCGCGGACGTCGGCGGGATATCTCTTGA
- the pcnB gene encoding polynucleotide adenylyltransferase PcnB — protein sequence MSGGRSRKSRKLTVSEHSIPRELVNENAVDVTARLQDEGFLAYLVGGCVRDLLLGIEPKDFDVATDATPEDVRALFRRSRLVGRRFRIAHVRYGRELIEVSTFRRAHAEDADERSHSESGRILRDNVYGTLEEDAFRRDFTINALYYDPQTEEVLDFVGGLEDLAKRRIHFIGDTLTRTREDPVRVLRAIRFKAKLGFEIDPAIVDCFDEAAELMADIPPARLFDETLKLLMSGQAEKTWLELANTPLRATLFPASDPGSELIRLAMRNTDLRIAEDKPVTPGFLIAVMLWQDYLARIPELEEDMKPAEARAHASVDCLAEQHQVITIPRRFSQFARDVWGLQVRLESRSPRTVQRLLAHPKFRAAYDFLVLRADAGEPLSEVAEWWTTYQFADETTQKEMVDALRKDPSQPARKKRRRRGRRKDTADTPSPGGNRKGSDVPVD from the coding sequence TTGAGCGGCGGTCGGTCACGCAAATCCCGCAAGCTCACAGTGAGCGAACACAGCATCCCCCGGGAGCTGGTGAATGAAAATGCCGTCGACGTTACCGCACGCCTGCAGGACGAGGGCTTTCTCGCCTACCTGGTAGGCGGATGCGTCCGGGATCTGCTCCTGGGTATCGAACCCAAAGATTTTGATGTGGCAACGGACGCCACCCCGGAGGACGTGCGCGCCCTGTTCCGCCGTTCGAGGCTGGTCGGCCGTCGATTCCGGATTGCCCACGTGCGTTACGGTAGAGAGCTCATCGAAGTATCGACCTTCCGACGCGCCCATGCGGAGGATGCGGACGAGCGCAGTCATTCTGAATCCGGCCGGATTCTCCGCGACAACGTGTACGGCACACTCGAGGAAGATGCCTTCCGTCGGGACTTCACGATCAACGCCCTCTACTACGACCCGCAGACCGAAGAAGTACTCGATTTTGTCGGTGGCCTGGAGGACCTGGCGAAGCGCCGGATCCATTTCATCGGCGACACGCTCACACGCACCCGCGAGGATCCGGTCCGGGTTCTGCGCGCCATCCGCTTCAAGGCCAAGCTGGGTTTCGAGATTGATCCGGCAATCGTTGATTGTTTCGATGAGGCGGCCGAACTCATGGCAGATATTCCACCTGCCCGGCTGTTCGACGAGACTCTCAAGCTGCTGATGTCCGGTCAGGCGGAGAAAACCTGGCTGGAGCTCGCCAATACCCCGCTGCGGGCCACCCTTTTTCCCGCCAGTGATCCAGGCTCGGAGCTGATCCGCCTGGCCATGCGCAATACGGATCTGCGGATCGCCGAAGACAAGCCGGTTACTCCCGGATTCCTGATCGCGGTCATGTTGTGGCAGGACTATCTGGCCCGGATCCCGGAGCTCGAAGAGGATATGAAACCGGCAGAGGCGCGCGCCCACGCCAGCGTCGACTGCCTCGCCGAGCAGCACCAGGTCATCACCATTCCCAGGCGCTTTTCACAGTTCGCGAGAGACGTCTGGGGCCTGCAGGTGCGCCTCGAATCCCGCTCCCCGCGCACGGTCCAGAGACTGCTTGCTCATCCGAAATTCCGGGCCGCCTATGACTTTCTGGTCCTGCGCGCCGATGCCGGTGAACCCCTGAGCGAAGTGGCAGAATGGTGGACGACCTACCAGTTTGCCGACGAAACCACGCAGAAGGAGATGGTCGACGCACTGCGCAAAGACCCGTCTCAGCCGGCACGCAAAAAACGCCGTCGGCGGGGACGACGCAAAGACACTGCAGACACACCCTCACCCGGCGGAAACCGCAAAGGCTCCGACGTTCCGGTTGATTGA
- a CDS encoding deoxynucleoside kinase: MDIEAGALLKFENQIPPRYIAIEGPIGVGKTTLARKIAQIFNRPLLLEPAEDNPFLDRYYREGKRHALSTQLYFLLHRARQIEDISAGDLLEPTLVADFLIEKDDLFARLTLDDNEYALYRQIHESLALKAPHPDLVIYLQAPAQVLLSRIRRRGIRYESEIRTDYLESLIDTYTEFFHFYDAAPLLVVNATEIDIANNADHFDALVAQILSMDSPRQYFNPHPTLL, from the coding sequence ATGGATATCGAAGCCGGTGCTCTACTGAAATTTGAGAACCAGATACCACCCCGCTATATCGCGATAGAAGGCCCTATTGGTGTCGGCAAGACCACGCTCGCTCGCAAGATCGCGCAGATCTTCAACCGCCCCCTGCTGCTCGAACCGGCGGAAGACAACCCTTTTCTGGACCGCTATTACCGGGAAGGAAAACGCCACGCACTGTCCACCCAGCTGTATTTTCTGCTGCACCGGGCCCGCCAGATCGAAGACATCAGCGCTGGCGATCTCCTGGAACCGACGCTCGTGGCCGATTTTCTGATCGAGAAAGATGATCTGTTCGCACGCCTGACACTCGATGACAACGAATACGCCCTCTACCGGCAGATCCACGAAAGCCTGGCCTTGAAGGCACCACACCCTGATCTGGTGATTTATCTGCAGGCGCCTGCCCAGGTCCTGCTTTCGCGCATCCGACGACGTGGAATCCGCTATGAATCAGAGATCCGTACTGACTATCTCGAATCTCTGATTGATACCTATACCGAATTCTTCCACTTCTATGACGCTGCACCGCTGCTGGTGGTCAACGCCACCGAAATCGACATCGCCAACAATGCGGACCACTTTGACGCTCTGGTGGCGCAGATCCTTTCCATGGATTCGCCTCGTCAGTACTTCAATCCGCATCCCACCCTGCTGTGA
- a CDS encoding pantoate--beta-alanine ligase, whose amino-acid sequence MELIRSIEACRSTLEWRRNKRTVGLLTTMGNLHEGHLALVKACRERADISVVASYVNPLLFDSDDAFLAHPRALAADVQHLENLKVDVLFAPADEEMFPTGTLDCLQITSVSPSSSVVQQTFGRDFEARATVWLKLLNIVRPEILICGEKNYAHMVGLQRVLTEFTLDTRLIGVPIARDADGVALGGELTSLTLEQRRQAPILQQTLQDVAVALTTGARNFHKLEHTARLALRGGGFGNVEVTVRDAQSLALPEDRTHNFRILGTASLGGVRLIDNVGVDL is encoded by the coding sequence ATGGAACTGATCCGCAGCATAGAAGCCTGTCGCAGTACACTGGAGTGGCGCAGGAACAAACGAACTGTCGGCCTGCTCACCACGATGGGGAACCTGCACGAGGGCCATCTGGCACTGGTCAAGGCCTGTCGCGAGCGCGCCGATATTTCGGTGGTCGCCTCCTACGTGAACCCGCTCCTTTTCGATTCGGACGATGCCTTCCTGGCGCACCCCCGGGCTCTGGCCGCGGACGTGCAGCATCTCGAAAATCTGAAGGTCGACGTCCTCTTCGCTCCTGCCGACGAAGAGATGTTCCCCACAGGAACACTCGATTGTCTGCAGATCACTTCCGTCTCCCCCAGCTCATCCGTGGTACAGCAGACCTTCGGGCGGGACTTCGAAGCCCGGGCCACCGTCTGGCTGAAGCTGCTGAACATTGTTCGTCCCGAGATCCTGATCTGTGGTGAGAAGAACTATGCCCATATGGTGGGACTGCAGAGAGTACTGACAGAATTCACTCTGGACACCCGTCTTATCGGCGTGCCCATCGCACGCGATGCGGACGGCGTCGCCCTGGGTGGTGAACTGACCAGTCTGACTCTGGAGCAGCGTCGTCAGGCGCCCATCCTGCAGCAGACGCTCCAGGATGTGGCCGTGGCACTGACGACCGGAGCGAGAAATTTTCACAAGCTCGAGCATACGGCACGCCTGGCATTGCGGGGAGGCGGCTTCGGGAATGTGGAAGTCACCGTTCGCGACGCACAGTCTCTGGCATTGCCGGAGGACAGGACCCACAACTTCCGCATCCTTGGTACTGCCAGCCTTGGCGGTGTGCGATTGATCGACAACGTCGGCGTGGATCTGTGA
- the pgi gene encoding glucose-6-phosphate isomerase, which yields MNPERTGAWKALGRLATDLIAHPLENLLAEPERFKRFSFGGAGLLLDLSRQRMTSEVLSQLIALAAERQLPEQREALFEGARLNTTERRSVLHTALRAPPAERPPLAAVVETVNQRTATVVDAVRSGHWRGYSNRAITDVVHIGIGGSHLGPELAVDALNISSHATPRIHFVANIDGLNLHRVLRNCDPERTLFIIASKSFSTLETRVNATSAQHWFLERVNDRAAIARHFVAVSSNVAAATAFGIAPENVFELWDWVGGRFSLWSAVGLPVALAIGNDGFSRMLAGAHEMDVHFRHAPAEANLPLLLALTGIWNSNFLGIGNHAVLAYSERLRLLPDYLQQLEMESNGKRVHMDGTSAAIHTAPILWGGRGSNGQHAFHQLLHQGTRSFSADFIISASEPQSFPDHQEWLLANALAQGQAMLLGHRDSDPHRDVPGAHGTTTVVLPDISPFSLGALLALYEHKVFCQGVIWDINSFDQWGVELGKRLAVPIHQQLGGQSTLGQDASTRGLISRLRSKPEQTTTG from the coding sequence GTGAACCCGGAACGTACGGGCGCCTGGAAAGCTCTGGGCCGACTCGCCACCGATCTGATCGCGCATCCGCTGGAGAATCTGCTCGCCGAACCGGAGCGATTCAAACGATTCAGCTTCGGTGGGGCCGGTCTGCTGCTGGATCTGTCGCGGCAACGGATGACGAGCGAGGTTCTGTCGCAACTGATCGCCCTGGCTGCCGAAAGGCAGTTGCCGGAACAGCGCGAGGCACTGTTCGAGGGGGCGCGGCTGAACACTACTGAACGCCGCTCGGTACTGCACACCGCTCTGCGCGCGCCGCCTGCGGAGCGGCCACCTCTGGCAGCCGTGGTGGAAACGGTGAACCAGCGGACTGCCACCGTGGTAGATGCAGTGCGTAGCGGGCACTGGCGCGGCTACAGCAACCGGGCAATCACCGACGTGGTGCACATCGGTATCGGCGGATCACACCTCGGACCCGAACTGGCCGTCGATGCCTTGAACATCAGTTCACACGCTACTCCGCGAATTCACTTCGTGGCCAATATAGACGGCCTCAACCTGCATCGTGTGCTGCGCAACTGCGACCCGGAGCGCACGCTGTTCATCATCGCGTCCAAATCATTCTCCACGCTCGAAACCAGAGTCAATGCGACCTCTGCACAACACTGGTTTCTGGAGCGAGTGAATGATCGCGCAGCCATTGCCCGACACTTCGTCGCCGTCTCCAGCAACGTCGCCGCAGCCACGGCGTTCGGCATCGCGCCGGAGAACGTGTTCGAGCTGTGGGACTGGGTGGGTGGCAGATTTTCTCTGTGGTCTGCGGTCGGCCTGCCCGTCGCGCTGGCCATCGGCAACGACGGCTTTTCCCGGATGCTTGCCGGTGCCCACGAAATGGACGTCCATTTCAGACATGCTCCCGCAGAAGCGAACCTGCCGCTGCTGCTGGCGCTGACCGGAATCTGGAACAGCAACTTTCTCGGTATCGGGAACCACGCTGTACTGGCGTACAGCGAAAGACTGCGCCTGCTCCCGGACTATCTGCAGCAGCTCGAGATGGAGAGCAATGGCAAAAGAGTTCACATGGATGGTACCTCCGCTGCCATACACACAGCGCCCATTCTCTGGGGCGGACGCGGCAGCAACGGCCAGCATGCCTTCCACCAGCTGCTCCACCAGGGTACGAGATCATTCAGCGCGGATTTCATAATCAGCGCTTCTGAGCCCCAGAGCTTCCCGGACCATCAGGAATGGCTCCTGGCCAACGCGCTTGCCCAGGGACAGGCCATGCTCCTGGGACATCGGGACAGCGATCCGCACCGCGACGTCCCCGGGGCGCATGGCACCACCACAGTGGTGCTGCCCGACATATCTCCCTTCAGTCTCGGCGCTCTACTGGCCCTCTACGAGCACAAGGTGTTTTGCCAGGGGGTAATCTGGGACATAAACTCGTTTGATCAGTGGGGGGTCGAACTGGGTAAAAGACTCGCTGTCCCCATACACCAGCAGCTGGGTGGACAATCCACACTCGGCCAGGATGCATCCACCCGTGGGCTGATCAGCCGGCTGCGCAGCAAACCCGAACAGACAACGACCGGCTGA
- the acs gene encoding acetate--CoA ligase — protein MSQVHLVPVPADVLNRCFINQDQYEAMYQRSITDPDGFWSEQADIFLNWYHKWDSVQEADMPAGRIQWFDGGRLNISYNCIDRHLPQRAEQTAIIWEGDDPADSKHVSYQALHDQVCLLANGLKSRGVKKGDRVCIYMPMIPEAAYAMLACVRIGAVHSVVFGGFSPQSLKDRILDSDCRVVITADEGIRGGRPVPLKENTELALAGCPDVHTVITVRRTGSEVTWQPSRDIWYHELISDQSANCPPEAMASEDPSFILYTSGSTGKPKGVQHSTAGYLLHAAMTHKYVFDYHDGDIYWCTADVGWITGHSYILYGPLANGATTLMFEGVPTYPDAGRCWQVIDKHQVNIFYTAPTAIRQLMGQGSAPVTRSSRASLRLLGSVGEPINPEAWEWYHRVVGDGRCPIVDTWWQTETGGIMISPLPGATTLKPGSATRPFFGVEPALMDAEGKLIEETEAVGNLVITRSWPGQIRSVYGDHQRAIDTYYSTYKGYYFTGDGARRDADGYYWITGRVDDVMNVSGHRIGTAEVESALVLHDAVAEAAVVGFPHAVKGEAIYAYVTLMQGNNEDREQLRQELVDLVRREIGPFAKPDHIQWAPGLPKTRSGKIMRRILRKIASDELDNLGDTSTLADPSVVDELVANRAGA, from the coding sequence ATGTCGCAAGTGCACCTGGTACCGGTACCAGCCGATGTTCTGAACCGGTGCTTCATCAACCAGGACCAGTACGAGGCCATGTACCAGCGCTCCATCACCGATCCGGACGGGTTCTGGTCGGAGCAGGCGGACATTTTCCTGAACTGGTACCACAAGTGGGACAGCGTGCAGGAGGCCGACATGCCGGCCGGACGCATTCAGTGGTTCGACGGCGGTCGCCTGAACATCTCTTACAACTGCATTGATAGACATCTGCCGCAGAGAGCGGAACAGACCGCCATCATCTGGGAGGGCGATGATCCTGCAGACAGCAAGCACGTCAGCTACCAGGCGCTGCACGACCAGGTCTGTCTGCTCGCCAACGGACTGAAATCCCGGGGGGTGAAAAAAGGGGATCGGGTGTGCATATACATGCCGATGATTCCGGAGGCCGCCTACGCGATGCTGGCCTGTGTCCGGATCGGTGCGGTGCATTCTGTGGTATTCGGTGGATTCTCGCCCCAGTCACTCAAAGACAGGATCCTCGACTCGGACTGCCGGGTAGTCATCACAGCGGACGAAGGCATTCGCGGTGGCAGACCTGTCCCGTTAAAAGAGAACACCGAGCTCGCGCTCGCCGGCTGCCCGGACGTTCACACTGTGATCACGGTCCGGCGCACCGGCAGCGAGGTGACCTGGCAGCCCTCCCGGGATATCTGGTACCACGAGCTGATCTCCGATCAGTCAGCTAACTGCCCGCCCGAGGCAATGGCATCAGAAGATCCTTCCTTCATTCTCTACACCTCCGGGTCGACGGGCAAACCGAAAGGCGTTCAGCACAGCACGGCGGGCTATCTGCTGCACGCGGCCATGACGCACAAATATGTTTTCGACTATCACGACGGCGACATCTACTGGTGTACGGCCGATGTCGGCTGGATCACCGGTCACAGTTATATCCTTTACGGACCCCTGGCGAATGGCGCGACCACTCTCATGTTTGAGGGAGTACCCACCTATCCGGACGCCGGACGCTGCTGGCAGGTGATCGACAAGCACCAGGTGAACATCTTCTACACCGCACCCACCGCTATCCGGCAGCTGATGGGCCAGGGCAGTGCGCCGGTCACCCGCAGTTCACGGGCCAGTCTGCGGCTGCTCGGCAGCGTGGGTGAGCCGATTAACCCCGAAGCCTGGGAGTGGTATCACAGGGTGGTTGGTGACGGGCGCTGCCCCATCGTCGATACCTGGTGGCAGACTGAGACAGGCGGCATCATGATCAGCCCGCTGCCTGGTGCAACCACTCTCAAACCGGGCAGTGCCACCAGACCCTTTTTCGGCGTGGAACCGGCGCTGATGGACGCCGAGGGCAAACTCATCGAGGAGACCGAAGCGGTCGGCAATCTGGTCATCACCCGGAGCTGGCCCGGGCAGATCCGCAGCGTGTATGGCGATCACCAGCGCGCGATCGATACCTACTATTCAACCTATAAGGGATATTACTTCACAGGAGACGGCGCCCGCCGGGATGCGGACGGCTACTACTGGATAACGGGCCGTGTCGACGACGTAATGAACGTCTCCGGCCATCGGATCGGTACCGCTGAGGTGGAAAGTGCCCTGGTGCTCCACGATGCGGTGGCCGAGGCCGCCGTGGTCGGTTTCCCCCATGCGGTGAAGGGAGAAGCGATCTACGCGTACGTGACCCTGATGCAGGGCAACAACGAAGATCGCGAACAGCTCAGGCAGGAGCTGGTCGACCTCGTCCGCAGGGAAATCGGCCCGTTCGCAAAACCTGACCATATCCAATGGGCACCCGGATTGCCGAAAACCCGGTCCGGAAAAATCATGCGCCGGATTCTGCGCAAGATCGCGTCAGACGAACTCGACAATCTCGGAGACACCTCCACTCTCGCGGATCCTTCCGTCGTGGACGAGCTGGTGGCGAATCGCGCAGGGGCCTGA